The following proteins are co-located in the Anser cygnoides isolate HZ-2024a breed goose chromosome 32, Taihu_goose_T2T_genome, whole genome shotgun sequence genome:
- the SMARCC2 gene encoding SWI/SNF complex subunit SMARCC2 isoform X6, producing the protein MAVRKKDGGPNVKYYEASDTVSQFDNVRLWLGKNYKKYIQAEPPTNKSLSSLVVQLLQFQEEVFGKHVSNAPLTKLPIKCFLDFKAGGALCHILAAAYKFKSDQGWRRFDFQNPSRMDRNVEMFMTIEKSLVQNNCLARPNIFLHQEIEPKLLSKLKDIVKRHQGTVTEDKSNASHVVCPVPGNLEEEEWVRPVMKRDKQVLLHWGYYPDSYDTWIPANEIEASVEDAPTPEKPRKVHAKWILDTDTFNEWMNEEDYEVTDEKSPLARRKKISAKTLTDEVNSPDSDRRDKKGGNYKKRKRSPSPSPTPEAKKKNAKKGPSTPYNKSKRGHREEEQEDLTKDMDEPSPVPNVEEVTLPKTVNTKKDSESAPVKGGTMTDLDEQEDESMETAGKDEEENGTGSKGEQAKNPDLHEDNVTEQTHHIIIPSYAAWFDYNSVHAIERRALPEFFNGKNKSKTPEIYLAYRNFMIDTYRLNPQEYLTSTACRRNLAGDVCAIMRVHAFLEQWGLINYQVDAESRPTPMGPPPTSHFHVLADTPSGLVPLQPKTPQQTSASQQMLNFPDKSKEKPADMQNFGLRTDMYTKKNVPSKSKAAASATREWTEQETLLLLEALEMYKDDWNKVSEHVGSRTQDECILHFLRLPIEDPYLEDSEASLGPLAYQPIPFSQSGNPVMSTVAFLASVVDPRVASAAAKSALEEFSKMKEEVPTALVEAHVRKVEEAAKVTGKADPAFGLESSGIAGTTSDEPERIGTAWGGAAASLCNEFWQEKGGAHPALVSPEESGTEEARAEAQPAEEKKEAKEPRDGTAEEEAKEKLGDMAKKEEEKGKELEGEKESDKGDSDGTGDLEKEKEAKEAQDEVPKEPLEPEAERKAKVERDIGEGNLSTAAAAALAAAAVKAKHLAAVEERKIKSLVALLVETQMKKLEIKLRHFEELETIMDREREALEYQRQQLLADRQAFHMEQLKYAEMRARQQHFQHLQQQQQQQPPPLPPGAQPLPATGTPWPPPPTRWARRPPGHGGPRRARGQPLPGVPPPQPPPPPGAPQPGPAIPHAPAPFPGQQPPSQSLAGSLGGSGHPAVPGNAPAALPFGLPPSAIPFSMANPLAESIGATFPANPPALPLHGALASSMPPGGCPPRLTHPAWPCRTSRGARPPRTAPPSWPPCREASFPTPASSQIKAPPADGPHRAQPQHGHPRPPHAVSPPPGAEDAAPCAPPTPPQARGDRPQLPPPQNPRGSPPPHPTARFGIFL; encoded by the exons ATGGCGGTGCGGAAGAAGGACGGCGGCCCCAACGTCAAGTACTACGAGGCCTCGGACACCGTCAGCCAGTTCGACAACGTCCGCCTGTGGCTCGGCAAGAACTACAAGAAG TACATCCAGGCCGAGCCCCCCACCAACAAGTCGCTGTCGAGCCTGgtggtgcagctgctgcagttccAGGAGGAGGTGTTCGGGAAGCACGTCAGCAACGCGCCCCTCACCAAGCTGCCG ATCAAATGCTTCTTGGATTTCAAGGCGGGGGGAGCCCTGTGCCACATCCTGGCAGCCGCTTATAAGTTCAAGAGCGACCAAGGATG GCGGCGTTTCGATTTCCAGAATCCCTCGCGGATGGATCGCAACGTGGAGATGTTCATGACCATCGAGAAATCCCTGGTGCAG AACAACTGCCTGGCCCGGCCCAACATCTTCCTGCACCAGGAGATCGAGCCCAAGCTGCTGAGCAAGCTGAAGGACATTGTCAAGAGGCACCAG GGCACGGTGACCGAGGACAAGAGCAACGCGTCCCACGTCGTCTGCCCCGTCCCCGGGAACCTGGAGGAAG AGGAGTGGGTCCGGCCGGTCATGAAGCGAGACAAGCAGGTCCTGCTGCACTGGGGCTACTACCCCGACAG CTACGACACCTGGATCCCGGCCAACGAGATCGAGGCCTCCGTGGAGGACGCCCCGACGCCGGAGAAGCCCCGGAAG GTCCATGCCAAGTGGATCCTGGACACGGACACCTTCAACGAGTGGATGAACGAGGAGGACTACGAGGTGACCGACGAGAAGAGCCCCCTCGCCCGCAGGAAGAAGATCTCGGCCAAGACGCTGACGGATGAG GTGAACAGCCCCGACTCGGACCGTCGGGACAAGAAGGGGGGCAACTACAAGAAGAGGAAGCGCTCGCCCTCGCCCTCGCCCACCCCGGAGGCCAAAAAGAAGAACGCTAAGAAGGG GCCCTCCACCCCCTACAACAAGTCCAAGCGCGGGCACCgcgaggaggagcaggaggaccTGACGAAGGACATGGACGAGCCCTCGCCCGTCCCCAACGTGGAGGAGGTCACTCTGCCCAAAACAG TCAACACCAAGAAGGACTCGGAGTCTGCGCCCGTCAAGGGGGGCACCATGACAGACCTGG ATGAGCAGGAGGACGAGAGCATGGAGACAGCCGGCAAG GACGAGGAGGAGAACGGCACCGGGAGCAAGGGGGAGCAGGCCAAGAACCCCGACCTGCACGAGGACAACGTGACGGAGCAGACCCACCACATCATCATCCCCAGCTACGCCGCCTGGTTCGACTACAACAG CGTCCACGCCATCGAGCGCCGAGCCCTGCCCGAGTTCTTCAACGGCAAGAACAAGTCCAAGACCCCCGAAAT ATACCTGGCCTACCGCAACTTCATGATCGACACGTACCGCCTGAACCCGCAGGAGTACCTCACCTCCACCGCCTGCCGCCGCAACCTGGCGGGCGACGTCTGTGCCATCATGCG GGTCCACGCCTTCCTGGAGCAGTGGGGCCTCATCAACTACCAGGTGGACGCCGAGAGCCGGCCCACCCCCATGGGCCCCCCGCCCACCTCCCACTTCCACGTCCTGGCCGACACGCCCTCGGGGCTGGTGCCGCTGCAGCCCAAGACGCCCCAG cagacCTCGGCCTCACAGCAGATGCTGAACTTCCCCGACAAGAGCAAGGAGAAGCCGGCCGACATGCAGAACTTCGGCCTCCGCACCGACATGTACACCAAGAAGAATGTCCCCTCCAAG AGCAAAGCTGCCGCCAGCGCCACACGGGAGTGGACAGAGCAGGagacgctgctgctgctggag GCCCTGGAGATGTACAAGGACGACTGGAACAAGGTGTCGGAGCACGTGGGCAGCCGGACGCAGGACGAGTGCATCCTGCACTTCCTGCGGCTGCCCATCGAGGACCCCTACCTGGAGGACTCGGAGGCGTCCCTGGGGCCCCTGGCCTACCAGCCCATCCCCTTCAGCCAGTCCGGCAACCCCGTCATGAGCACCGTCGCCTTCCTGGCCTCCGTCGTCGACCCCCGTgtcgcctccgccgccgccaaGTCGGCGCTGG AGGAGTTCTCCAAGATGAAGGAGGAGGTGCCCACGGCGCTGGTGGAGGCGCACGTCCGCAAGGTGGAGGAGGCGGCCAAGGTGACGGGCAAAGCCGACCCCGCGTTCGGGCTGGAGAGCAGCGGCATCGCCGGCACCACCTCCGACGAGCCGGAGCGGATAGGTACCGCCTGGGGAGGTGCTGCCGCGTCTCTGTGTAATGAGTTTTGGCAGGAGAAAGGGGGGGCTCACCCTGCGCTTGTGTCCCCAGAGGAGAGCGGCACGGAGGAGGCGCGGGCAGAGGCACAGCCGGcggaggagaagaaggaggcaAAG GAGCCCCGGGATGGCACCGCCGAGGAGGAGGCGAAGGAGAAACTGGGGGACATGGccaagaaggaggaggagaagggcaaGGAGCTGGAGGGTGAGAAGGAGTCGGACAAGGGCGACAGCGATGGCACAG GGGacctggagaaggagaaggaggccAAGGAGGCACAGGACGAGGTGCCCAAGGAGCCACTGGAGCCCGAGGCCGAGCGCAAGGCCAAGGTGGAGCGGGACATCGGCGAGGGGAACCTctccaccgccgccgccgccgcgctggctgcagctgctgtgaaggCCAAG caccTGGCGGCCGTGGAGGAGCGTAAGATCAAGTCGCTGGTGGCGCTGCTGGTGGAGACGCAGATGAAGAAGCTGGAGATCAAGCTGCGGCACTTTGAGGAGCTCGAGACCATCATGGACCGGGAGCGCGAGGCG CTGGAATACCagcggcagcagctgctggcggACCGCCAGGCCTTCCAcatggagcagctgaagtaCGCGGAGATGCGCGCCCGCCAGCAGCActtccagcacctgcagcagcagcagcagcagcagccgcccccgctgccgcctggggcccagcccctgcccgccaCCGGCACCCCCTGGCCCCCGCCGCCCACCCGCTGggcgcgccgcccgcccggccaTGGTGGCCCCCGCCGAGCCCGGGGGCAGCCGCTGCCCGGGGTccccccgccgcagccgcccCCGCCACCGGGCGCCCCGCAGCCTGGCCCGGCCATCCCGCACG ccccggcgccGTTCCCCGGGCAGCAGCCGCCGTCCCAGAGCCTGGCTGGGAGCCTCGGTGGCAGCGGCCACCCCGCCGTGCCCGGTAATGCGCCCGCGGCCCTGCCCTTCGGATTGCCTCCATCCGCCATCCCATTTAGCATGGCTAACCCCCTAGCCGAGTCCATCGGGGCCACCTTCCCCGCTAACCCGCCCGCCCTCCCGCTGCATGGGGCCCTGGCCAGCAGCATGccgcccgggggctgccccccccgcctAACCCACCCGGCCTGGCCCTGCCGCACCTCGCGGGGGGCTCGGCCGCCGCGCACAGCCCCGCCATCGTGGCCGCCGTGCAGGGAAGCCTCCTTCCCAACCCCGGCCTCCTCGCAG ATCAAGGCCCCCCCTGCAGACGGACCCCATCgcgcccagccccagcacggccACCCCCGTCCCCCCCACGCAGTGAGCCCCCCTCCTGGGGCCGAGGACGCTGCACCCtgcgccccccccaccccgccgcAGGCCCGGGGAGACCGGCCCCAACTCCCGCCCCCGCAAAACCCCAGAGGaagcccccccccacaccccaccgCCCgctttggtatttttttatgA
- the SMARCC2 gene encoding SWI/SNF complex subunit SMARCC2 isoform X5: MAVRKKDGGPNVKYYEASDTVSQFDNVRLWLGKNYKKYIQAEPPTNKSLSSLVVQLLQFQEEVFGKHVSNAPLTKLPIKCFLDFKAGGALCHILAAAYKFKSDQGWRRFDFQNPSRMDRNVEMFMTIEKSLVQNNCLARPNIFLHQEIEPKLLSKLKDIVKRHQGTVTEDKSNASHVVCPVPGNLEEEEWVRPVMKRDKQVLLHWGYYPDSYDTWIPANEIEASVEDAPTPEKPRKVHAKWILDTDTFNEWMNEEDYEVTDEKSPLARRKKISAKTLTDEVNSPDSDRRDKKGGNYKKRKRSPSPSPTPEAKKKNAKKGPSTPYNKSKRGHREEEQEDLTKDMDEPSPVPNVEEVTLPKTVNTKKDSESAPVKGGTMTDLDEQEDESMETAGKDEEENGTGSKGEQAKNPDLHEDNVTEQTHHIIIPSYAAWFDYNSVHAIERRALPEFFNGKNKSKTPEIYLAYRNFMIDTYRLNPQEYLTSTACRRNLAGDVCAIMRVHAFLEQWGLINYQVDAESRPTPMGPPPTSHFHVLADTPSGLVPLQPKTPQQQTSASQQMLNFPDKSKEKPADMQNFGLRTDMYTKKNVPSKSKAAASATREWTEQETLLLLEALEMYKDDWNKVSEHVGSRTQDECILHFLRLPIEDPYLEDSEASLGPLAYQPIPFSQSGNPVMSTVAFLASVVDPRVASAAAKSALEEFSKMKEEVPTALVEAHVRKVEEAAKVTGKADPAFGLESSGIAGTTSDEPERIGTAWGGAAASLCNEFWQEKGGAHPALVSPEESGTEEARAEAQPAEEKKEAKEPRDGTAEEEAKEKLGDMAKKEEEKGKELEGEKESDKGDSDGTGDLEKEKEAKEAQDEVPKEPLEPEAERKAKVERDIGEGNLSTAAAAALAAAAVKAKHLAAVEERKIKSLVALLVETQMKKLEIKLRHFEELETIMDREREALEYQRQQLLADRQAFHMEQLKYAEMRARQQHFQHLQQQQQQQPPPLPPGAQPLPATGTPWPPPPTRWARRPPGHGGPRRARGQPLPGVPPPQPPPPPGAPQPGPAIPHAPAPFPGQQPPSQSLAGSLGGSGHPAVPGNAPAALPFGLPPSAIPFSMANPLAESIGATFPANPPALPLHGALASSMPPGGCPPRLTHPAWPCRTSRGARPPRTAPPSWPPCREASFPTPASSQIKAPPADGPHRAQPQHGHPRPPHAVSPPPGAEDAAPCAPPTPPQARGDRPQLPPPQNPRGSPPPHPTARFGIFL; this comes from the exons ATGGCGGTGCGGAAGAAGGACGGCGGCCCCAACGTCAAGTACTACGAGGCCTCGGACACCGTCAGCCAGTTCGACAACGTCCGCCTGTGGCTCGGCAAGAACTACAAGAAG TACATCCAGGCCGAGCCCCCCACCAACAAGTCGCTGTCGAGCCTGgtggtgcagctgctgcagttccAGGAGGAGGTGTTCGGGAAGCACGTCAGCAACGCGCCCCTCACCAAGCTGCCG ATCAAATGCTTCTTGGATTTCAAGGCGGGGGGAGCCCTGTGCCACATCCTGGCAGCCGCTTATAAGTTCAAGAGCGACCAAGGATG GCGGCGTTTCGATTTCCAGAATCCCTCGCGGATGGATCGCAACGTGGAGATGTTCATGACCATCGAGAAATCCCTGGTGCAG AACAACTGCCTGGCCCGGCCCAACATCTTCCTGCACCAGGAGATCGAGCCCAAGCTGCTGAGCAAGCTGAAGGACATTGTCAAGAGGCACCAG GGCACGGTGACCGAGGACAAGAGCAACGCGTCCCACGTCGTCTGCCCCGTCCCCGGGAACCTGGAGGAAG AGGAGTGGGTCCGGCCGGTCATGAAGCGAGACAAGCAGGTCCTGCTGCACTGGGGCTACTACCCCGACAG CTACGACACCTGGATCCCGGCCAACGAGATCGAGGCCTCCGTGGAGGACGCCCCGACGCCGGAGAAGCCCCGGAAG GTCCATGCCAAGTGGATCCTGGACACGGACACCTTCAACGAGTGGATGAACGAGGAGGACTACGAGGTGACCGACGAGAAGAGCCCCCTCGCCCGCAGGAAGAAGATCTCGGCCAAGACGCTGACGGATGAG GTGAACAGCCCCGACTCGGACCGTCGGGACAAGAAGGGGGGCAACTACAAGAAGAGGAAGCGCTCGCCCTCGCCCTCGCCCACCCCGGAGGCCAAAAAGAAGAACGCTAAGAAGGG GCCCTCCACCCCCTACAACAAGTCCAAGCGCGGGCACCgcgaggaggagcaggaggaccTGACGAAGGACATGGACGAGCCCTCGCCCGTCCCCAACGTGGAGGAGGTCACTCTGCCCAAAACAG TCAACACCAAGAAGGACTCGGAGTCTGCGCCCGTCAAGGGGGGCACCATGACAGACCTGG ATGAGCAGGAGGACGAGAGCATGGAGACAGCCGGCAAG GACGAGGAGGAGAACGGCACCGGGAGCAAGGGGGAGCAGGCCAAGAACCCCGACCTGCACGAGGACAACGTGACGGAGCAGACCCACCACATCATCATCCCCAGCTACGCCGCCTGGTTCGACTACAACAG CGTCCACGCCATCGAGCGCCGAGCCCTGCCCGAGTTCTTCAACGGCAAGAACAAGTCCAAGACCCCCGAAAT ATACCTGGCCTACCGCAACTTCATGATCGACACGTACCGCCTGAACCCGCAGGAGTACCTCACCTCCACCGCCTGCCGCCGCAACCTGGCGGGCGACGTCTGTGCCATCATGCG GGTCCACGCCTTCCTGGAGCAGTGGGGCCTCATCAACTACCAGGTGGACGCCGAGAGCCGGCCCACCCCCATGGGCCCCCCGCCCACCTCCCACTTCCACGTCCTGGCCGACACGCCCTCGGGGCTGGTGCCGCTGCAGCCCAAGACGCCCCAG cagcagacCTCGGCCTCACAGCAGATGCTGAACTTCCCCGACAAGAGCAAGGAGAAGCCGGCCGACATGCAGAACTTCGGCCTCCGCACCGACATGTACACCAAGAAGAATGTCCCCTCCAAG AGCAAAGCTGCCGCCAGCGCCACACGGGAGTGGACAGAGCAGGagacgctgctgctgctggag GCCCTGGAGATGTACAAGGACGACTGGAACAAGGTGTCGGAGCACGTGGGCAGCCGGACGCAGGACGAGTGCATCCTGCACTTCCTGCGGCTGCCCATCGAGGACCCCTACCTGGAGGACTCGGAGGCGTCCCTGGGGCCCCTGGCCTACCAGCCCATCCCCTTCAGCCAGTCCGGCAACCCCGTCATGAGCACCGTCGCCTTCCTGGCCTCCGTCGTCGACCCCCGTgtcgcctccgccgccgccaaGTCGGCGCTGG AGGAGTTCTCCAAGATGAAGGAGGAGGTGCCCACGGCGCTGGTGGAGGCGCACGTCCGCAAGGTGGAGGAGGCGGCCAAGGTGACGGGCAAAGCCGACCCCGCGTTCGGGCTGGAGAGCAGCGGCATCGCCGGCACCACCTCCGACGAGCCGGAGCGGATAGGTACCGCCTGGGGAGGTGCTGCCGCGTCTCTGTGTAATGAGTTTTGGCAGGAGAAAGGGGGGGCTCACCCTGCGCTTGTGTCCCCAGAGGAGAGCGGCACGGAGGAGGCGCGGGCAGAGGCACAGCCGGcggaggagaagaaggaggcaAAG GAGCCCCGGGATGGCACCGCCGAGGAGGAGGCGAAGGAGAAACTGGGGGACATGGccaagaaggaggaggagaagggcaaGGAGCTGGAGGGTGAGAAGGAGTCGGACAAGGGCGACAGCGATGGCACAG GGGacctggagaaggagaaggaggccAAGGAGGCACAGGACGAGGTGCCCAAGGAGCCACTGGAGCCCGAGGCCGAGCGCAAGGCCAAGGTGGAGCGGGACATCGGCGAGGGGAACCTctccaccgccgccgccgccgcgctggctgcagctgctgtgaaggCCAAG caccTGGCGGCCGTGGAGGAGCGTAAGATCAAGTCGCTGGTGGCGCTGCTGGTGGAGACGCAGATGAAGAAGCTGGAGATCAAGCTGCGGCACTTTGAGGAGCTCGAGACCATCATGGACCGGGAGCGCGAGGCG CTGGAATACCagcggcagcagctgctggcggACCGCCAGGCCTTCCAcatggagcagctgaagtaCGCGGAGATGCGCGCCCGCCAGCAGCActtccagcacctgcagcagcagcagcagcagcagccgcccccgctgccgcctggggcccagcccctgcccgccaCCGGCACCCCCTGGCCCCCGCCGCCCACCCGCTGggcgcgccgcccgcccggccaTGGTGGCCCCCGCCGAGCCCGGGGGCAGCCGCTGCCCGGGGTccccccgccgcagccgcccCCGCCACCGGGCGCCCCGCAGCCTGGCCCGGCCATCCCGCACG ccccggcgccGTTCCCCGGGCAGCAGCCGCCGTCCCAGAGCCTGGCTGGGAGCCTCGGTGGCAGCGGCCACCCCGCCGTGCCCGGTAATGCGCCCGCGGCCCTGCCCTTCGGATTGCCTCCATCCGCCATCCCATTTAGCATGGCTAACCCCCTAGCCGAGTCCATCGGGGCCACCTTCCCCGCTAACCCGCCCGCCCTCCCGCTGCATGGGGCCCTGGCCAGCAGCATGccgcccgggggctgccccccccgcctAACCCACCCGGCCTGGCCCTGCCGCACCTCGCGGGGGGCTCGGCCGCCGCGCACAGCCCCGCCATCGTGGCCGCCGTGCAGGGAAGCCTCCTTCCCAACCCCGGCCTCCTCGCAG ATCAAGGCCCCCCCTGCAGACGGACCCCATCgcgcccagccccagcacggccACCCCCGTCCCCCCCACGCAGTGAGCCCCCCTCCTGGGGCCGAGGACGCTGCACCCtgcgccccccccaccccgccgcAGGCCCGGGGAGACCGGCCCCAACTCCCGCCCCCGCAAAACCCCAGAGGaagcccccccccacaccccaccgCCCgctttggtatttttttatgA